A stretch of the Candidatus Neomarinimicrobiota bacterium genome encodes the following:
- a CDS encoding HAMP domain-containing histidine kinase, with protein sequence MVQFSHIPLYRTLTFKVSIALIAFFILNGVLLVLWNQADIMNDLEIDIQTAYRYTALEITEELENPETDIKDMSVFFDSLAQYYPGMELFLVAPDGEIQEHGSYVPSQLINSHVSIDAIYSFLQADTNDYPIEIAIPTATDLDFVFSAAPLGSAADPYAYVLVTMVEGGEDVVVTWWEEYGAILTRTILFSLIIAGLAGIIFWYFLTRRVQNVAHAVQNYRAGDTRFVLKDEASDEIGHVAMHVGDMMERIDAMFGELGLKEKMRTELLASVSHELQTPLTVMQGNIETLVEHREKMSEEDLSMKLGAVYSQVRHMSALIDDMFDVAILETGQMRINAEPFPMVELVEDVLQSYALLLDQSKIAVERNFPESIQTVNADPLRIRQVIRNLLSNAIKFSSPGDTIRITTEVKSNEILSFRIEDTGVGIAEDDISKIFESFYRSKQQLEKTVKGTGLGLHICQHILKLHNSTLDVKSRLHIGSTFSFDLNLYKEVVTI encoded by the coding sequence ATGGTCCAATTCAGCCATATCCCGCTATATCGCACTCTGACCTTTAAAGTCTCTATTGCGCTTATAGCCTTTTTTATTCTGAACGGGGTTCTATTGGTCCTATGGAATCAGGCTGATATTATGAATGACCTGGAAATTGATATTCAGACAGCATACCGCTATACAGCTCTAGAAATCACCGAAGAATTAGAAAATCCCGAAACCGACATTAAAGACATGTCGGTTTTTTTTGATTCACTTGCTCAGTATTATCCAGGAATGGAATTATTTCTGGTTGCTCCAGATGGGGAGATCCAGGAGCATGGCAGCTATGTACCCTCACAACTCATCAACAGCCATGTTTCAATTGATGCCATCTATTCATTTCTTCAAGCAGATACCAACGATTATCCTATAGAGATAGCAATCCCAACAGCAACAGATCTTGATTTTGTATTCTCTGCCGCACCCCTGGGGTCTGCCGCAGATCCATACGCTTATGTCTTAGTGACCATGGTTGAAGGTGGGGAAGATGTAGTTGTAACCTGGTGGGAAGAGTATGGTGCCATACTTACACGGACCATCCTATTTAGTCTCATTATTGCTGGCTTAGCTGGTATCATATTCTGGTATTTTCTAACAAGGCGTGTTCAAAACGTTGCACATGCCGTCCAAAATTATCGAGCCGGGGATACTCGTTTTGTCCTGAAAGATGAAGCCAGTGACGAAATTGGTCATGTCGCAATGCATGTTGGCGATATGATGGAACGTATCGATGCCATGTTTGGTGAATTAGGTCTTAAGGAGAAGATGAGGACAGAGTTATTAGCTTCTGTCAGTCACGAACTTCAAACGCCACTTACTGTCATGCAGGGTAATATTGAAACCTTGGTGGAACACCGCGAAAAGATGAGTGAAGAAGATCTTAGCATGAAATTGGGAGCCGTCTACTCACAGGTTCGACATATGAGTGCCCTGATTGATGATATGTTTGATGTTGCCATACTTGAAACAGGTCAGATGCGGATCAACGCAGAACCTTTCCCCATGGTTGAACTGGTTGAAGATGTACTTCAGAGCTATGCATTACTCCTGGATCAATCAAAGATTGCAGTTGAACGCAATTTTCCTGAATCCATTCAAACTGTGAATGCTGATCCTCTTCGAATTCGTCAGGTCATCCGAAATCTCTTGAGCAATGCTATTAAATTTTCATCTCCAGGGGATACAATTCGTATCACGACTGAGGTTAAATCAAACGAAATTCTCTCATTTCGTATAGAGGATACTGGTGTTGGTATTGCAGAAGACGATATCAGTAAGATTTTTGAAAGCTTTTATCGTTCCAAGCAGCAACTAGAAAAAACCGTCAAGGGCACCGGTCTGGGATTACATATTTGCCAGCATATTCTTAAGCTCCACAATTCAACTCTGGATGTGAAGAGTCGTCTGCACATTGGCAGCACTTTTTCTTTTGATCTTAATCTCTACAAAGAAGTTGTAACGATTTAA
- a CDS encoding FKBP-type peptidyl-prolyl cis-trans isomerase, with protein sequence MSEEITTPSGLKYVDEVVGSGKAPLSGQGVVVHYTGTLEDGTKFDSSVDRNKPFSFTIGVGRVIQGWDEGVMTMKVGGKRRLIIPSDLGYGARGAGGVIPPNATLIFDVELLEIR encoded by the coding sequence ATGAGTGAAGAAATCACCACTCCAAGTGGTCTAAAATATGTCGATGAAGTAGTTGGTTCCGGTAAAGCCCCATTAAGCGGGCAGGGCGTTGTAGTTCATTATACTGGTACCCTAGAGGATGGAACAAAATTCGACAGTTCAGTTGATAGAAACAAACCTTTCAGCTTCACTATTGGTGTTGGCAGAGTTATTCAGGGCTGGGATGAAGGGGTTATGACCATGAAGGTCGGTGGCAAAAGACGTTTGATCATTCCTTCTGATTTAGGATATGGAGCCCGAGGCGCTGGTGGTGTTATCCCTCCCAATGCGACCCTGATCTTCGATGTCGAATTGCTGGAAATCCGCTAA
- a CDS encoding thioredoxin family protein gives MTPAELKTVLNEHPLTLLYFSTPTCNVCKVLKPRVEALLEEEPPWHFQYMNTEESMEIAGQHLIFAVPTLLLMADGREIARLSRHFGMHELEQPIRRYAELYNQVES, from the coding sequence ATGACCCCTGCAGAACTCAAGACAGTCCTGAATGAGCATCCCCTCACTTTGCTTTATTTCTCCACACCTACCTGTAACGTGTGTAAGGTGCTGAAGCCTAGAGTAGAAGCCCTTTTGGAGGAAGAACCTCCCTGGCATTTTCAGTATATGAATACTGAGGAATCCATGGAAATTGCCGGGCAGCACCTCATCTTTGCTGTACCGACTCTCTTACTTATGGCAGACGGTCGCGAGATAGCCAGGCTCAGTCGCCATTTCGGCATGCATGAACTGGAACAACCCATCCGACGCTACGCTGAACTTTATAATCAGGTTGAGTCTTAG
- a CDS encoding T9SS type A sorting domain-containing protein has protein sequence MKSKIFLSLLFLLHFGYAIEEHQLWNGNQINNWWDNTGRITSHVATGDAGMEWPAGSGDTPIYTAGLWIVAGSVNGQENYRSAASEFTTECLPGPWGSDPDAPEHRIYKIRSADGRVNPDWDVWPVDQGAPWIDVNEDGEYDPAIDSPDVKGDLYYWTVFNDGNEGRHSYLWATQPLDIEVTAAMYGYEGPSPLENTLFLEWNIRNAGSDQLDSVILGIWQDIDLGSAINDYPGCSPDLDLSYHYVGRLPDQDYGFFPPSVGFSILQGPIVPSIGDTAHVSGELIPDYKNLHSTAFTPFCAVECPDPQTVEEAYLNMQGRDHDGNLYVNPTNNTPEPFSFTGNPLDGSGWLAVNETFPRDWRGILSTGPVSLSPGETQQMVAACVVSPGNGPLAALAALFDDVETVREIYDAQFSNLDDLVLVSEIDVPHNTESSGPFTFQFEILDPTNQWDSHTMSYQLDDIWTNTSMTNMGASVWQAELPDFQVTNTSTLAYHLVHYDGEGNFDHWPSGAPYNNNLFTFGPDLEAPVVAGLQEHYDVHYQLPFSKLVTIDTVSDNRFGINEIWLNWTIGGSDIMTAPMVAIDTNEVEWVFNRVFLGDMSDVVGQMGDTVKYWVNVQDGSNQGNLGSSEIRSFIASNQETIGDFDHATDQIGIVDWLSFENGSIVPFSDGGNHWGKVIQTPLNANIASYDTLEMLRELDLSFFDFGWINTRMAANFGDENNYGLVQIKTNGGYLTIDSLSGFIMPDTLSYDLSPFLPNVALGIRFILHSAQGVALWILDDMIFHTDPNLVGIKTAGLQPLTFSLQQNYPNPFNPITSIVYTLPELMDVEFEIFDVRGRLVKSWSLENQSGGEHKLFWDGTNSAGELVSTGVYIGVIKTEDYQSTIKMVLLR, from the coding sequence ATGAAATCAAAAATATTTCTAAGTTTGTTGTTTTTACTCCATTTCGGTTATGCCATTGAGGAGCATCAGCTCTGGAATGGTAATCAGATTAATAATTGGTGGGATAACACCGGTAGGATCACTTCGCATGTCGCTACCGGGGATGCTGGGATGGAATGGCCTGCTGGTAGTGGTGATACTCCCATATATACAGCAGGACTATGGATTGTTGCAGGAAGCGTTAACGGGCAAGAAAATTATAGGAGTGCCGCCTCAGAATTTACCACAGAATGTCTTCCTGGTCCCTGGGGCTCTGACCCAGATGCACCAGAACACAGGATATATAAAATTCGATCTGCAGATGGACGAGTCAATCCTGACTGGGATGTCTGGCCAGTTGATCAGGGTGCACCGTGGATTGATGTGAATGAAGACGGTGAATATGACCCTGCCATTGATAGTCCTGATGTAAAGGGAGATTTGTACTATTGGACAGTTTTCAATGACGGCAACGAAGGTAGACACAGCTATTTATGGGCCACACAACCACTTGATATCGAAGTTACAGCTGCAATGTATGGCTATGAGGGTCCCAGTCCTTTGGAGAACACACTATTCCTCGAATGGAATATTAGAAATGCAGGATCAGACCAGCTTGACTCAGTAATCCTGGGGATTTGGCAGGATATTGATCTTGGTAGTGCTATCAACGATTACCCAGGCTGCTCTCCAGATTTAGATCTGAGCTATCATTATGTAGGAAGACTACCTGATCAGGACTATGGGTTCTTCCCACCATCAGTAGGGTTTTCAATCCTTCAGGGACCTATCGTGCCCTCTATCGGAGATACGGCCCATGTTTCAGGTGAACTTATCCCAGATTATAAGAACCTACATTCCACTGCTTTTACTCCTTTTTGTGCCGTTGAATGTCCGGATCCTCAGACCGTCGAAGAAGCTTACCTGAATATGCAGGGTCGTGATCATGATGGAAATCTTTACGTAAATCCAACAAACAATACTCCAGAACCATTCAGCTTTACGGGAAATCCACTAGATGGATCTGGCTGGTTGGCTGTAAATGAGACATTTCCACGTGATTGGCGGGGCATTCTGTCTACTGGTCCGGTTAGCCTGTCGCCAGGCGAAACACAGCAGATGGTTGCAGCGTGTGTGGTTTCTCCAGGAAATGGTCCTCTGGCGGCTTTAGCCGCCCTTTTTGATGATGTTGAAACTGTACGGGAGATTTATGATGCACAGTTCAGCAATTTGGATGATCTGGTTCTGGTTTCAGAAATCGATGTACCTCATAACACAGAAAGCTCGGGACCTTTCACCTTCCAGTTTGAGATTCTTGATCCCACAAACCAATGGGATAGTCATACAATGAGTTATCAACTCGATGATATCTGGACCAACACTTCAATGACTAATATGGGCGCATCGGTTTGGCAGGCTGAACTCCCTGATTTTCAAGTTACCAATACGTCAACTTTGGCTTATCATCTTGTCCACTATGATGGTGAAGGCAATTTCGATCACTGGCCATCTGGAGCCCCCTACAATAACAACTTGTTCACTTTTGGACCAGATCTTGAAGCCCCTGTAGTAGCAGGATTACAAGAGCATTACGATGTACACTATCAGCTACCATTTTCAAAGTTGGTGACAATTGACACTGTTTCTGACAACAGATTCGGGATAAATGAAATCTGGCTAAACTGGACTATTGGCGGAAGTGATATTATGACTGCTCCTATGGTAGCCATTGATACAAATGAAGTGGAATGGGTGTTTAATAGAGTATTTCTCGGAGATATGTCTGATGTTGTAGGACAGATGGGAGATACTGTCAAATATTGGGTTAATGTTCAGGATGGTAGCAACCAGGGTAACCTTGGTAGTTCAGAAATTCGGAGCTTTATCGCCAGCAATCAGGAAACAATCGGAGATTTTGATCATGCCACTGATCAAATTGGGATTGTGGATTGGCTCTCCTTCGAGAATGGTTCTATAGTTCCATTTTCTGATGGAGGGAATCATTGGGGCAAAGTTATCCAAACCCCATTGAACGCTAATATTGCTAGCTACGACACACTGGAAATGCTCAGAGAGTTGGATCTTTCATTTTTTGATTTTGGTTGGATCAATACACGCATGGCTGCCAATTTCGGTGACGAGAACAATTATGGCTTAGTTCAGATTAAAACCAATGGCGGCTATTTGACCATCGACTCGCTATCTGGATTCATCATGCCGGATACCCTATCATATGATCTTTCACCCTTTCTACCAAATGTAGCCCTAGGTATCCGTTTTATCCTCCACAGTGCTCAAGGTGTCGCGCTCTGGATCCTGGATGATATGATATTCCATACTGATCCAAATCTGGTGGGTATCAAAACAGCTGGTCTGCAGCCCCTGACCTTTTCGCTTCAGCAAAACTATCCCAATCCCTTCAATCCCATCACGAGTATTGTTTACACACTGCCAGAACTCATGGATGTTGAGTTTGAGATATTTGATGTGAGAGGTCGCCTGGTGAAAAGCTGGTCTCTGGAAAATCAGAGCGGAGGAGAGCACAAATTGTTCTGGGATGGTACCAATTCAGCCGGTGAGCTTGTATCCACGGGTGTTTACATCGGCGTCATCAAGACGGAGGACTATCAGTCAACAATTAAGATGGTATTGCTCAGATAG
- a CDS encoding T9SS type A sorting domain-containing protein, producing MCNRVVMFLICAASLIAAGNPSHTSDLRSLDHYLWEGNNIRTWIGNNGTLVSHIPTGQAGLEWPKDSGYTAVFTGGLWLGAGLVDGQADIRTAMYQYSTEFSPGALGSDPEAVENKVYSINSGDNVSNPDWLNWPVNQGAPWIDEDGNHEWDPNVDSPAIKGDQFSWCVINDGNEENHNNLYSTLPLGVEIRTSIYGVDVEGRPANTIFYEWNIRNAGEHVLDSVFAGVWMDPDIGYSSDDYAGSDPDLEMSYAYNADSIDADYGSVPPAVGVMFIRTPLVPALGEIGYNVHGAVEDHRNVPMKASLIWYCGGSLCGPDTPGEAFNQMNGLDNEGDSLMDLDNHPTTFMLTGDPATGEGWTEANAERLSGDRYFLMSAGPFSLSPGESQDFICALMLAQGTNNLNAITELRSTASDIRLLWPQLFETTSIRDDLDQMPGDFVLHPAYPNPFNPITSIAYTLPEQIDVEFEIFDIRGRMVKNWFFANQTRGEHKLFWDGTKTGGELVSTGVYLGVIKTGSYQSTIKMVLLR from the coding sequence ATGTGCAATCGTGTCGTCATGTTTCTGATTTGTGCAGCTTCGCTCATTGCTGCAGGAAACCCTTCCCATACTTCAGATCTCAGATCACTGGATCATTATTTATGGGAAGGGAATAATATTCGAACCTGGATTGGAAACAATGGCACACTTGTTTCCCACATTCCCACGGGACAGGCTGGTCTCGAATGGCCAAAAGATTCAGGTTACACAGCAGTTTTTACTGGTGGTCTCTGGCTCGGAGCAGGACTGGTTGATGGACAAGCAGATATCAGAACGGCCATGTATCAGTACTCAACTGAATTTTCCCCCGGTGCATTAGGTAGTGATCCAGAGGCAGTCGAGAATAAAGTTTATTCCATTAATTCGGGCGACAATGTTTCCAATCCGGATTGGCTCAATTGGCCAGTAAATCAGGGTGCACCCTGGATTGACGAGGACGGGAATCATGAATGGGATCCAAATGTGGATTCCCCCGCGATTAAAGGGGATCAATTCTCCTGGTGTGTCATCAATGATGGCAACGAAGAGAATCATAATAATTTGTATAGTACGCTACCATTAGGAGTGGAGATCCGGACATCAATATATGGCGTTGATGTGGAGGGGAGACCCGCTAACACCATCTTCTATGAATGGAATATCAGGAACGCTGGTGAGCATGTACTTGACTCTGTTTTTGCTGGTGTTTGGATGGACCCGGATATTGGTTATAGCAGTGACGATTACGCTGGCTCAGATCCTGATTTGGAAATGTCCTATGCCTATAATGCTGATTCCATTGATGCTGACTATGGTTCCGTTCCTCCAGCAGTAGGAGTGATGTTTATCAGGACCCCTCTGGTACCGGCGCTAGGAGAGATTGGGTACAACGTGCATGGTGCAGTTGAGGACCATCGCAATGTACCCATGAAGGCAAGTCTAATCTGGTACTGCGGAGGTAGTCTCTGTGGACCGGACACACCCGGTGAAGCTTTTAATCAAATGAATGGTCTGGATAACGAAGGTGACTCTCTTATGGATCTCGATAACCACCCAACAACCTTCATGTTGACCGGGGATCCAGCCACTGGTGAAGGTTGGACAGAAGCTAACGCCGAGAGATTATCTGGGGATCGCTATTTTCTCATGAGCGCAGGTCCATTTTCTTTATCTCCTGGGGAATCCCAGGATTTTATATGTGCTCTCATGCTCGCGCAGGGGACAAACAATCTAAACGCCATAACTGAATTGAGATCAACAGCTTCAGATATAAGACTATTGTGGCCTCAACTGTTTGAAACCACGTCTATTAGAGACGACCTCGACCAGATGCCCGGGGACTTCGTGCTGCACCCGGCTTATCCCAATCCTTTCAATCCTATCACGAGTATTGCCTATACGCTGCCAGAGCAGATAGATGTTGAGTTTGAGATATTTGATATAAGGGGTCGCATGGTAAAAAACTGGTTCTTTGCAAATCAGACCAGAGGAGAGCACAAATTGTTCTGGGATGGCACCAAAACCGGCGGTGAGCTTGTATCCACCGGAGTTTACCTCGGAGTTATCAAGACGGGGAGCTATCAGTCAACAATTAAGATGGTTTTACTAAGATAG
- a CDS encoding YkgJ family cysteine cluster protein, with product MSKSTPKERFYARGLHFECTGCGACCKLGGGFVYPTLEDVGFAAKHLDLSVNKFTATYMDLHKGEYVFKNDGDNCIFYGENGCTIYEARPTQCRTFPFWKANLKSQYRWKLIEEECEGIGQGRLFDFVEIEAIRNQTSQTPAGPMPEDVIVKIEN from the coding sequence TTGTCAAAATCTACTCCTAAAGAACGCTTCTATGCGAGAGGATTGCATTTTGAATGCACGGGTTGTGGAGCCTGCTGTAAGTTGGGAGGGGGCTTTGTCTACCCCACACTGGAAGATGTAGGCTTTGCAGCCAAACATCTTGATCTGAGCGTCAACAAATTTACTGCGACCTATATGGATCTACATAAAGGCGAATATGTGTTTAAGAATGATGGTGATAATTGCATTTTCTATGGTGAAAATGGCTGCACCATCTATGAGGCACGCCCAACTCAGTGTCGAACTTTTCCATTCTGGAAAGCCAATTTGAAATCCCAATATCGCTGGAAATTGATTGAAGAAGAATGTGAAGGCATAGGACAGGGTCGTTTATTTGATTTTGTTGAAATTGAAGCCATTAGGAATCAAACCAGCCAGACACCAGCTGGGCCCATGCCAGAGGATGTAATTGTCAAAATCGAGAACTGA
- a CDS encoding SDR family oxidoreductase: MDFGIKNKVALVQGSSSGLGYAAALELAREGCRLAICSRDEKRIQGAAKSISKATGATVQGFVCDLADPKARRTMLDEIEGNWGSIDVLVANNGGPSAGFYDSLSDDQWNNALQGNLIAMKDSAQEVLEGMRTKGWGRIVFITSVSVKQPIDSLILSNTARAGLTGYAKTLSAQVAEHGITVNMVLPGIHDTERVKELHSDLADPALIAKDIPMKRLGQPEELAAVITFLSSTRASYLTGQSIVVDGGLVKGLF, translated from the coding sequence ATGGATTTTGGTATTAAAAATAAAGTTGCGCTGGTTCAAGGTTCCTCATCTGGACTTGGATATGCTGCAGCTCTGGAACTGGCTCGAGAAGGCTGTCGATTGGCTATTTGCTCACGGGATGAAAAGCGAATTCAAGGTGCTGCTAAATCAATCAGCAAAGCTACTGGTGCTACAGTTCAGGGTTTTGTGTGTGATCTGGCGGATCCAAAGGCACGGCGCACCATGCTAGATGAGATAGAGGGAAATTGGGGCTCTATCGATGTTCTGGTAGCCAATAACGGCGGTCCCTCAGCAGGATTTTATGATAGTCTAAGCGACGATCAGTGGAATAATGCCTTACAGGGTAACTTGATCGCCATGAAGGATTCAGCTCAGGAAGTCCTGGAGGGAATGCGTACTAAAGGTTGGGGCAGGATAGTATTCATTACTTCAGTTTCAGTGAAACAGCCCATTGACTCACTCATCCTTTCCAATACAGCCCGCGCTGGTTTGACTGGATATGCCAAGACACTCTCAGCTCAAGTTGCAGAACACGGTATTACGGTGAATATGGTGCTGCCTGGTATCCATGATACTGAGCGAGTTAAAGAATTGCATAGTGATCTGGCAGACCCTGCCCTTATCGCCAAGGACATTCCCATGAAGCGTCTGGGCCAACCAGAAGAGCTGGCAGCGGTGATTACGTTTCTATCCTCAACCAGAGCCAGCTATCTCACTGGACAGTCTATAGTGGTGGATGGTGGACTGGTAAAAGGTTTATTCTAA
- a CDS encoding site-2 protease family protein, with protein MDIYSLLLAVPAILIALTFHEFAHGYVAYRFGDPTAKNHGRLTLNPLAHLDPMGTIMIFLIHFGWAKPVPVDPRYLGNPKRDMMWIAAAGPLMNMVLALISGIVIRIFIGVGLASSQSGETAQIVFQMLYYSLYINLALAFFNLLPIPPLDGSKILAGVLPHRYAPTLYLIESRGPMVLFGIIMFGWITGFHVLGVVIGPFINVFSHLFSGI; from the coding sequence ATGGATATCTACTCACTACTTCTGGCTGTCCCAGCCATCCTCATTGCATTAACATTTCATGAGTTTGCCCATGGTTATGTGGCCTATCGCTTTGGTGATCCCACTGCAAAGAATCATGGACGACTCACGCTTAATCCCTTAGCTCACCTGGACCCTATGGGTACCATCATGATCTTCCTGATTCACTTTGGCTGGGCGAAACCCGTCCCCGTGGATCCACGTTATCTGGGAAATCCTAAACGGGATATGATGTGGATTGCTGCTGCGGGTCCCCTCATGAATATGGTATTGGCTTTAATTTCCGGTATTGTGATTCGGATTTTTATTGGAGTTGGCCTGGCAAGTAGTCAATCAGGTGAAACAGCCCAAATAGTTTTTCAAATGTTGTACTATTCACTGTATATCAATCTAGCCCTGGCCTTTTTCAACCTTTTGCCCATTCCGCCCTTGGATGGATCGAAAATATTAGCCGGAGTACTTCCCCACAGGTATGCACCTACTCTTTACCTCATCGAATCTCGGGGACCCATGGTTTTATTTGGGATTATCATGTTTGGATGGATTACAGGATTTCATGTTTTAGGTGTCGTTATTGGTCCCTTTATCAATGTTTTTTCCCACTTATTTTCAGGAATCTAA
- the ftcD gene encoding glutamate formimidoyltransferase produces the protein MQKIVECVPNFSEGHDLALIEQITSSIAQVEGVTLLDVDPGADTNRTVVTFVGGPEATVEAAFQGIKRASELIDMRKHTGAHARMGATDVCPFIPVSNMTMEECAELSRILGKRVGEELNIPVYLYEYSAATPERENLANIRAGEYEGLSEKLKNPHWKPDFGKAEFNAKSGATVMGARKFLIAYNVNLNTRDTKKATDIALEIREAGRNARDPKTNKFIRDENGTPIKRPGTLKAVKAVGWYIDEYNMAQISMNLVDMAVTPFHIAFDEVVKQADLRGLRVSGSELVGLIPLTAMLDAGKYYLKKQNSSTAVSNAELIRIAIQSMGLNEIAPFNPQERIIEYQLGSKDEKNLVDMGVTEFVDELASDSPAPGGGSVSALASSMAAGLTNMVGVLTFGKKGYQDNWDEIEDLSNQAQSLKDTFLFLVDEDTRSFNNVMAAMRLPKKSSEQQSVRLQALQEATIYSAEVPLKVMRHSLDIMKLAGRMAEIGNQNSLSDAGVAVLQARAGLEGAALNVLINVPGIDDQDVVKKFKNEVSSLKSESATLADKILSAMTSKLLTPNA, from the coding sequence ATGCAGAAAATCGTTGAATGCGTACCAAATTTTAGTGAAGGTCATGACCTTGCTCTCATCGAGCAGATCACGTCATCAATTGCTCAGGTTGAAGGTGTCACTCTGCTGGATGTGGATCCAGGTGCAGATACCAATCGTACTGTTGTCACTTTCGTAGGTGGACCAGAAGCCACTGTTGAGGCAGCCTTTCAAGGCATCAAACGCGCCTCTGAACTCATCGATATGCGCAAGCACACAGGAGCCCATGCTCGCATGGGAGCCACAGATGTCTGTCCATTCATTCCCGTCAGTAATATGACCATGGAAGAATGTGCCGAGTTGTCACGTATCTTGGGTAAACGAGTCGGTGAAGAGTTGAATATCCCAGTTTATTTGTATGAATATTCCGCCGCCACGCCAGAACGTGAAAATCTTGCCAATATCAGGGCAGGGGAATATGAAGGTCTCTCAGAAAAATTGAAGAACCCACATTGGAAACCTGATTTCGGAAAAGCTGAGTTTAATGCCAAATCCGGGGCTACGGTTATGGGTGCCCGCAAATTCCTTATCGCCTACAATGTGAACCTAAATACTCGGGATACCAAAAAAGCCACTGACATTGCTTTAGAGATTCGCGAAGCTGGCCGGAATGCCCGAGATCCAAAAACCAATAAGTTTATACGCGATGAGAATGGAACGCCCATCAAGCGACCTGGCACGTTAAAAGCTGTCAAAGCTGTGGGCTGGTACATTGATGAATACAACATGGCACAAATTTCCATGAATCTGGTGGATATGGCGGTCACACCTTTTCACATCGCCTTTGATGAAGTGGTCAAACAGGCAGATTTGCGAGGTCTAAGAGTTTCAGGAAGTGAGCTCGTAGGACTCATCCCACTCACTGCTATGCTGGATGCAGGTAAATATTATCTCAAAAAGCAAAACTCCAGTACCGCGGTATCCAACGCAGAACTTATCCGAATCGCCATCCAGAGTATGGGTTTGAATGAAATCGCTCCCTTCAATCCTCAGGAACGCATCATTGAATATCAATTAGGATCAAAAGACGAGAAAAATCTAGTCGATATGGGTGTGACTGAGTTTGTAGATGAATTGGCATCAGACTCACCAGCCCCAGGTGGAGGCTCCGTTTCAGCATTGGCTTCGTCCATGGCTGCAGGTCTCACCAATATGGTGGGTGTTTTGACCTTTGGTAAAAAAGGTTACCAGGACAATTGGGATGAAATTGAAGATCTCAGTAATCAGGCTCAGAGCTTGAAAGATACATTCCTGTTTCTTGTAGATGAGGATACTCGTTCATTTAACAATGTCATGGCAGCCATGCGCCTACCCAAAAAGAGTAGTGAGCAACAAAGTGTACGTCTTCAAGCGCTCCAGGAAGCGACTATTTATTCGGCTGAAGTCCCACTGAAGGTAATGCGACATTCGCTTGATATCATGAAACTGGCAGGACGTATGGCAGAAATTGGCAATCAGAATTCATTGTCAGATGCTGGTGTAGCGGTGCTGCAGGCACGAGCTGGACTGGAAGGCGCTGCTCTTAACGTGCTCATAAATGTTCCTGGAATTGATGATCAAGATGTCGTCAAAAAATTCAAAAATGAAGTTTCAAGCTTGAAATCTGAGTCTGCTACTCTGGCAGATAAAATTCTCTCAGCCATGACAAGCAAACTCCTAACCCCTAACGCCTAA